A genomic segment from Saimiri boliviensis isolate mSaiBol1 chromosome 14, mSaiBol1.pri, whole genome shotgun sequence encodes:
- the SPHK2 gene encoding sphingosine kinase 2 isoform X5, with amino-acid sequence MMKLCKPKNMGQEETQEAIKGYWTTRPSFSTIYFLFAIFVVSTVFHCHQRLALVPAPWAYSARVVLAPRHLPREGLFTINSKGRLGNQMGEYATLYALAKLNGRPAFIPAQMHSALAPIFRITLPVLHSSTASRIPWQNYHLNDWMEEEYRHIPGRYVRLTGYPSSWTFYHHLRHEILQEFTLHDHVREEAQRFLRGLQARWAEQATFVGVHVRRGDYVHVMPRVWKGVLADRGYLQRALDWFRARYHLPVFVVASDDMAWCRETINSSLGDVVFAGNGLQGSPARDFALLTQCNHTIITVGTFGTWAAYLTGGDTIYLANFTRPHSPFNLVFRPQAAFLPEWVGMAADLGQAGQNSL; translated from the coding sequence CCATCAAGGGATACTGGACCACCCGCCCTTCCTTCTCCACCATCTACTTCCTCTTTGCCATCTTTGTGGTGTCCACCGTCTTCCACTGCCACCAGCGCCTGGCTCTAGTGCCCGCACCCTGGGCATACTCAGCCCGTGTGGTCCTGGCCCCCAGACACCTCCCCCGGGAGGGCCTGTTCACCATCAACTCCAAGGGCCGCCTGGGGAACCAGATGGGCGAGTACGCCACACTGTACGCCCTGGCCAAGCTGAACGGGCGGCCCGCCTTCATCCCTGCCCAGATGCACAGCGCCCTGGCCCCCATCTTCAGAATCACCCTGCCAGTGCTGCACAGCTCCACGGCCAGCAGGATCCCCTGGCAGAACTACCACCTGAACGACTGGATGGAGGAGGAGTACCGCCACATCCCGGGGCGCTATGTTCGCCTCACGGGCTACCCCAGCTCCTGGACCTTCTACCACCACCTCCGCCACGAGATCCTCCAGGAGTTCACCCTGCACGACCACGTGCGCGAGGAGGCCCAGAGGTTTCTGCGGGGCCTGCAGGCCAGGTGGGCGGAACAGGCGACCTTCGTGGGGGTCCATGTGCGCCGGGGGGACTACGTCCATGTCATGCCGCGCGTGTGGAAGGGGGTGCTGGCCGACCGGGGCTACCTGCAGCGGGCCCTGGACTGGTTTCGGGCCCGTTACCACCTCCCGGTCTTTGTGGTCGCCAGCGATGACATGGCCTGGTGCCGGGAAACCATCAACAGCTCCCTCGGGGACGTGGTATTCGCCGGGAATGGCCTCCAGGGCTCACCTGCCAGGGACTTTGCACTGCTGACACAGTGCAACCACACCATCATCACCGTGGGCACCTTTGGAACCTGGGCTGCCTACCTCACGGGTGGGGACACCATCTACCTGGCCAACTTCACGCGGCCGCACTCCCCCTTCAACCTGGTCTTTAGGCCACAAGCAGCCTTCCTGCCAGAGTGGGTGGGCATGGCGGCTGACCTGGGACAGGCTGGACAGAACAGCCTCTAG